Genomic DNA from Desulfofundulus luciae:
TTAATCCAAACACCAGACTGACAATAACCGAAAAAATTTTCCTACACATCATCAGACACCCCTCTTAAATTTTTACTTTGGAATCAGCTTATTTCCTATTCTTCTTCCCCCCTTTTCTCTGGTTGCTCATCTGCATCTTCCAGCTCGAAGTTCATGTCATATTCTAAGAATCTGTCTGGCGCGCACTCCGGTACAAACACTGCTTTACTACAAGGATGACCCCGTAAAACACCAGCACGGTAAACTCTTCGTCCCAGGGCGGCGCGGGCAGAACAACGAATCCTTACCAGAGGTATCTCCTTGACCTAAAAAAACAAAAGCCAGCTGCCCTGGCGATTTTTATTCCAAATACACCAGTACGACTGTTCGATACTTGCAAACCGTTAATTCTCGTGGTCCTTGTCGATCCACTTCTCCAGGATACCGTCAAACAGCGGATGCTTCCATCTTGCTCACCTCAGCACGCCTCTCAGTTTGAGGTGAGGATATCACTTAGAATAGCCAAGAATTCTTCCAGGCTTTTAATCCTTACTGCACGGCGGAAAAGCATTTTTAGTGTATCCATTTCCTCAATCGCCCGCAGTTTTACCGCCAGTTCACCCGGGTATCGCCCGATCTTTTCCTCCAAAACTTCGAGAATTGCTTCGATACGGTCTTCTCTTGACCCCTTTTGAATTCCTTCGTTGATCCACTTCTCCCGGATACCTTCAAACAGCGGGGACGCTTCCATCTTGCTCACCTCGATGTTCTTAAGAATTACCTCGTCTGGAATTTTCCCCAGATGAGCGAACAGTGCCAGGCCGACGTACAGGTCAGGAACCCATTCCGCCGGGGCTTCCCTTATGCGTCTCGCGCAACGGGCCATCAGCTCTTCGTCCGACAATTGCCGCTGCATCAGCGGAACCAGGGGTACAATCCCCACCGGCCCGTACCTCAAAACGTCCCCGGCCGGCAGGTCGGCCAGGTTGATCACCCGGTAGCTGAAGGCCACCACTGTCAGGTCAAGGCAGTCAAAACCGTATCCGCCTTCCTGCGGCCTGCCGGTCAGGTTGAGCACCACCGGGTAAACGGGCTTCTTGTATTCCCGGTGTTGCATGGCCGTGTATTCCAGCAACCGCAAGGGTATTTCCCTGTCGGGTCGGGTCTGGATTTCCATGAGCATGATATATTCATACCCGTCCTCGCAAACGTTAAGCAGTACGTCCGATTCCCGCTTGACGGCTACGGCCTCTTTTTCCAGCCGTTCAACCCTGTCGGCGGACATACCGCGCACCAGGTGGACAAAGTGGGATGAGTACCGTTCAACCAGAGCTTTAATGATAAGGTCATATTCCTGCAATATCATCACCGGCCCTTTAGTTGATTATAACCCGTTTTCCGTAAAATTGCCAGCGGTTTCGGGGTGGACGTGTTAGCTATCCTTTTGTGAAGTACCGCCATTCCCTAACCCAGTCCCCCCAGCTTTGCGTTCCATGCCTGCCCTACGGCTGCACTCTTTATACGGCCGGAGCTGTTCTTCCATTTCGTCCGCTTTCCACCACAATTCGCGATTGTACCCCCGCCGGCCTCCACCGCGGCCAGTCTTGAAACGTCCTTAGCATTTATGTTCCCGGCTTTCCTGGCTGATCG
This window encodes:
- a CDS encoding RpnC/YadD family protein; the encoded protein is MILQEYDLIIKALVERYSSHFVHLVRGMSADRVERLEKEAVAVKRESDVLLNVCEDGYEYIMLMEIQTRPDREIPLRLLEYTAMQHREYKKPVYPVVLNLTGRPQEGGYGFDCLDLTVVAFSYRVINLADLPAGDVLRYGPVGIVPLVPLMQRQLSDEELMARCARRIREAPAEWVPDLYVGLALFAHLGKIPDEVILKNIEVSKMEASPLFEGIREKWINEGIQKGSREDRIEAILEVLEEKIGRYPGELAVKLRAIEEMDTLKMLFRRAVRIKSLEEFLAILSDILTSN